The DNA window atgattttggagaattgtggaagtaatgaaactggtctgtagttagtgaacaGGTGTATGTTTCTATTCTTATAAAatggtacaacttttgcaattttcattttgtcagggaatttgccggttagaaatgatacattactgatatatgtaagaggttctgaaattTCTTTTATAAACTTTTTATCgttaccatatctattccatgacagtcggttgaggtcttggatttacaattttgattacttcttcttttgtcacattcttaagaaacatggaattgggatttctgtctatcagctcactcaagttctcaactgacacatcatctgcatttggaattctttgttTCAGATTTTTCCCgatattaacaaagtaatcattaaaacgttcaactatttagttcatattgtaattttttgtatttccatCTAGAAAGTACGGGGGTAATCTTTCTTAGCACCGTTTTTgatgatgctatttaggatgccccatgttgctctcatgttgtttctgttcttgtttaataattgactgtagtacTCCCTCTTAGATGTTTGTAGTATAacaattagcttgtttttatatttcttatacttattttctgcctctatggatctctgtgttataaatatttgatataatgtgtttttttttgtgacaagcatttctcagtccttttgtcaaccatggttggttgtttttcttttgctcTTACTGAGTTCTTTCcaaggacaatgtttatcatagagtgttagaaaggtgttgaaaaaattcccatatgcatcatctacatcatcttcaTTGTATACATTGTCCCAAGTTTGTTTCCTCAAATCCTCCTTGAAGGAAATTATTCTTTCCTCTGTGCATAGTCTttgaaactatttggaaaaaaagatatagtggcgacttttccagggtgtacgccgccttccacctgattgtagctgaaataggcgccagcgccccccgcgaccccaaaagggaataagcggcaggaaatggatggatggatggatataaaaataactaaaaacttgttgaaaaataaaaaagtgattcaattataaataaagatttctgcacatagaagtaataatcaacttctagtgccctctttggggattgtaatagagatccatctggattcatgaacttaaacctaaacatttcttcacaaaaaaagaagtctttaacatcaatatttatggaacatgtccacaaaaaatctagctgtcaacactgaatattgcattgttgcatttcttttcacagtttatgaacttacattcatattttgttgaagtattagtcgATAATTATACTTATGactgatttttgaattgttgctatttttagaatattaaaaaaaaatctcacgtaccccttggcataccttcaagtacccccaggggtacgcgtacccccatttgagaaccactgcgttatAGACCCAAATAAGCTCGTCATTTCAAGTTTTGGCTATTTATGAGGTAAAACTCTCACCAAAACATTTGACCTCTAAAATGAGGTTGTAATCAAGTGAAAGGTTTTAAAATTAGAAATTGAAATGAGATTAGCGAACAATATGAtaaacatgtatgtgtgtgtgggcctCTCTCACGTGGACGCTTCCCGTGGCTCCGCCTCAGGGTGACAAAGGTTTAATTGACTTATCCCGGCAGGTGGAGGCTGATTCCCTGTGCTGCCATCAGACAAGACATTCCCGCTGGTCCCGCACGGATCTGCTGCTCTCACACAGGTAGGAAAAAAACGGAGCATTAAATGTGTTTCCGGAACTTATCTCTTCTTCTTCTCGTCAATCAGGAGACGACCGACGAGCGTTTTCGACCTTGTGGACACTCACCAGGCATAATTGACttaataagctttgcttcttccagGGCTGAGCTAAGGGCCCACACCAGGAGCGTTCTTCTGGAAGAGTCTACCGTCCGGCAGAGAAGGTCATAAGCATCGTCGTGGTAACCCAGCAGCAGTGATGGGCAACTCGAAAAGCAGCGCCGTGTCCAAGGAGATCCTGGAGGACCTGAAACTCAACACCAAGTTCTCCGAGACCGAGATCGCCCAGTGGTATGAAAACTTCAAGAGGCAGTGTCCCACCGGACGCATCAGCAAGGAGGAGTTCCAGAGCATCTACTCCAAGTTCTTCCCGGAGAGCGATGCCAACACATACGCGCAGCACGTCTTCCGCTCCTTCGACACCAACGACGACGGCACGCTGGACTTCAAGGAGTACATCATCGCCCTGCACATGACCTCCACCGGGAAGACCACCAGGAAGCTGGAGTGGGCTTTCTCGCTCTTCGATGTGGACAAGAACGgatacatcaccaagtccgagGTCAAGGAAATTTGCACGGTGAGCGTGGCTTCGCTACTCAATTAGTTTTTAGGACGTGAGGAACGCGATGGAAAGTAGGGATTAGACTTTAATTGCTGCTGATAAACACATTAAGCTAAGTGGTAAATCAGCAAGGCTTTCCGGGTCAGACTGTCACATTTTTCTAATGGAGCCCACAGATTGAACACATGAAGGAGCtggcacgctaacattagcaacaTTTGACAAACTGATGTGTCGTTTGAGGAAACagagctcaatcaatcaatcaatcaatgtttacttatatagccctaaatcactagtgtctcaaagggctgcacaaaccacaacacaaaccactacgacatcctatgacaggggtcaccaacctttttgaaactaacagttacttcttgggtactgattaatgcggagggctaccagtttgatacacacttaaagaaattgccagaaatacatatatatatatatatatatatgtatacacataaaaatcaatatttctgtctgtcattccgtcttacatttttattccttttacggaaggtattttgtagagaataaatgatgaaaaaaacacttaattgaatgatttaaaagaggagaaaacacgaaaaaaatgaaaatttaattttgaaacatagtttgtcttcaatttggactctttaaaattcaaaattcaaccgaaaaatatgaagataaaaactagctaattttaatctttttgaaaaaattaaaaaaagaatttatggaacatcataagtaatttttcctgattaagatgaattttagaattttgatgacatgttttaaataggttaaaatccaatctgcactttgttagaatatataacaaattggacccagCTATATCTCTAACAAaagcaaatcattatttcttctagattttccagaataaaaatttgattctacagattttctagatttgccagaataattttttttaaattttagtcagaataagtttgaagaaatatttcacaaatattttttgtcgaaaaaacagaagctaaaatgaagaattaaataaaaatgtatttattattctttacaatggaaaaaaaaatacttgaacattgatttaaattgtcaggaaagaagaggaaggaatttaaaaggtaaaatggtatatgtgtttaaaaatcctaaaataatatttaaggttgtattttttgtctaaaattgtctttctgaaagttataagaagcaaagtaaaaaaaaaaaaaaagaatttatttaaacaagtgaagaccgagtctttaaaatattttcttggattttcaaattctatttgagttttgtctctcttagaataaaaaatgtcgagcaaagcgagatcagctcgctagtaaataaatacaatttgaaaaatagaggcagctcactggtaagtgctgctatttgagctatttttagggcaggccagcgggcgactaatctggttcttacgggctacctggtgcccgcgggcaccgcgttggtgaccccagtCCTATGATGTCACCTACTCCACTGTGTTGGGATGACACACAGGCAGTCCCATTATAAGATGTTTGTGAGCTAGAGTCCCGCGAAAAGACTAAATTTTTCTGTGGTGGTCCAAATTTAATTGTGACTTGGGACAGCCGTCGTCACCGTTTTCCTGCTCTGCGTGTTTTCAAGTCAGCGCGTACTCATCCCCTCTCTGCTGAAGTCTCGGTTAAAGTCATGATATCATAGTGCCGCTTGCTTCGTTAGTCAATGATTGCTATTTTTAGTCGCCGTACTTTAATTCAGGGGATGGAAGTTGATGTAAGCACAGAACAAAGCTCGAAGAGCTCATCTGGTAATCTCCTCTGTGGCATTTGCTGACAGTGTACGCAGTTTTATAGTAATCTATGCTTATCTATTTACTAGTCTGTATTCATAATAGTCTGTATTCTAtacgtgtttttattttatactaGTCTACATTTATAATAGTCTATATTTTATACTAGCATATATTTAATACTAGTCTCAAATTACAATAGTCTATTTTATACTACTCTATATTGTATACTAGTGTAAATTTATAATTGTGTATTGTATACCAGTTTATATTCATAATAGTCTATATTTTGTACTAGTTTGTATTCATAATAATCTATATTTTGTACTAGTTTATATTCATAATAGTCTATATTTTGTACTAGTTTACATTTATAATAGTCTATTTTTACTAGTTTATATTCATAATAATCTATATTTTATACTAGCCTATATTTTATACTAGTCTCAAATTACAATAGTCTATTTTATACTACTCAATATTGTATACTAGTGTAAATTTATAATAGTGTATTGTATACAAGTTTATATTCATAATAGTCTATATTTTGTACTAGTTTGTATTCATAATAGTCTATATTTTGTACTAGTTTATATTCATAATAGTCTATATTTTGTACTAGTGTACATTTATAATAGTCTATTTTTTACTACTTTATATTCATAATAGTCTATATTTTATACTAGCCTATATTTTATACTAGTCTCAAATTACAATAGTCTATTTTATACTACTCTATATTGTATACTAGTGTAAATTTATAATAGTGTATTGTATACTAGTTTATATTCATAATAGTCTATATTTTGTACTAGTTTATATTCATAATAGCCTATATTTTGTACTAGTGTACATTTATAATAGTCTATTTTTTACTACTTTATATTCATAATAGTCTATATTTTATACTAGCCTATATTTGATACTAGACTAATTGAATAATagtgtttatttttaatacaGGTTTATGGCTATATTATGCCAGTCTATATTTTATACACtttggattgtagtcagctggaggcatgtcttaatgaaatgtaTAATGGTCTATTTTATACTGGTCTATATTGTATACCAGCCTAAATTTATAATAGTCTACTTTATGCTAGTTTATATTAATAATAGTCTATATTTCATACTAGTCTACATTTATAATAGTCTATTGTTTACTAGTTTTTTATTCATAATAGTCTATGTTTTATACTATCCTATATTTTATACTAGTCTAAATGTATAATagtgtttatttttaatacaagCTTATGGCTATATTATACTAGTCTTTATTTTATACTAGTCTATATTATATACAAGCCTAAATGTATAATAGTCTATTTTATACTAGTTCATATTCATAAGTCTATATTTTATACTAGTCTACATTTATAATAATCTATtttatattaccgtatttttcggagtataagtcgcacctgccgaaaatgcat is part of the Nerophis ophidion isolate RoL-2023_Sa linkage group LG08, RoL_Noph_v1.0, whole genome shotgun sequence genome and encodes:
- the LOC133557715 gene encoding visinin-like is translated as MGNSKSSAVSKEILEDLKLNTKFSETEIAQWYENFKRQCPTGRISKEEFQSIYSKFFPESDANTYAQHVFRSFDTNDDGTLDFKEYIIALHMTSTGKTTRKLEWAFSLFDVDKNGYITKSEVKEICTAIFKLIPKDELSKLPSDENTAEKRADKLWKYFDKGDNDRVAEGEFIKGVLENDEALRLIQYQPPQ